In a single window of the Paenibacillus sp. MMS20-IR301 genome:
- the deoC gene encoding deoxyribose-phosphate aldolase, with protein MSEITISGIIDHTLLKADARRDDIIKLAEEAKAYKFASVCVNPAWVSTAYAVLKDTPEVKVCTVIGFPLGSSTPETKAFETADAISKGAGEVDMVINIGALKDGDDELVKRDIAAVVDAARGKALTKVIIETCLLTDEEKVRACKLAVEAGADFVKTSTGFSTGGATKEDIALMRATVGPDIGVKASGGVRSAEDALVMIGAGATRIGTSGGVAIAKGEQSQSSY; from the coding sequence ATGAGTGAAATTACAATTTCGGGGATTATTGACCATACGCTGCTGAAGGCGGATGCCCGTAGAGATGATATTATCAAGCTTGCCGAAGAAGCCAAAGCATACAAATTTGCTTCTGTCTGCGTCAACCCGGCCTGGGTCTCCACAGCCTATGCTGTGCTGAAGGATACTCCTGAAGTTAAAGTATGTACGGTAATCGGCTTCCCGCTGGGATCATCGACACCGGAAACCAAGGCTTTTGAAACTGCGGATGCGATTTCCAAAGGCGCCGGCGAAGTGGATATGGTCATCAATATCGGCGCACTCAAGGACGGCGATGATGAGCTGGTAAAGCGTGATATCGCTGCAGTAGTGGATGCTGCACGCGGCAAGGCGCTGACCAAGGTAATTATTGAGACCTGCCTGTTGACGGATGAAGAGAAGGTCCGCGCCTGCAAGCTTGCTGTAGAAGCAGGGGCAGATTTCGTGAAAACCTCGACCGGCTTCTCGACCGGCGGAGCTACCAAGGAAGATATCGCCCTGATGCGGGCCACCGTTGGTCCTGATATCGGCGTTAAGGCATCCGGCGGTGTGCGCAGTGCAGAGGATGCGCTTGTGATGATTGGTGCAGGGGCGACCCGGATCGGGACAAGCGGCGGCGTGGCAATCGCCAAAGGGGAACAAAGCCAGAGCAGTTATTAA
- a CDS encoding homocysteine synthase, with amino-acid sequence MSEERKLSFETLTVHAGQEIDPTTLARAVPLYQTTSYGFRDAEHAANLFALKEFGNIYTRLMNPTTDVFEQRLAALEGGAGALATASGAAAISFSILNIAGAGDEIVSSASLYGGTYNLFSTTLPKLGIKVSFVDSDHPENFRAAITDKTKALYAETIGNPQGNVLDIEAVAAIAHEHGIPLIVDNTFPSPYLLRPIEHGADIVVHSATKFIGGHGTSIGGIIVDGGKFDWKASGKFPGLTEPDPSYHGVVYTEAVGPIAYIIKARVQLLRDLGAAISPFNSWLLLQGLETLHLRLERHSQNALKVAQYLEAHESVEWVSYAGLPSHPSYELAQKYLPKGQGAILTFGIKGGAAAGVKLIENVKLFSHLANVGDSKSLIIHPASTTHQQLSDEEQITAGVTPELLRLSIGTESIDDILYDLEQAIAASQQA; translated from the coding sequence TTGTCAGAAGAGCGTAAGCTGTCATTCGAGACTTTAACCGTTCATGCAGGCCAGGAGATTGATCCAACTACTTTAGCCCGGGCTGTACCGCTGTATCAGACTACTTCTTACGGATTCCGCGATGCTGAGCATGCTGCTAACCTGTTCGCGCTCAAGGAGTTCGGCAACATTTATACCCGGCTGATGAACCCGACTACCGATGTGTTCGAGCAGCGGCTGGCGGCGCTGGAGGGCGGGGCAGGTGCGCTCGCGACAGCCTCGGGGGCAGCGGCTATTTCCTTCTCTATTCTGAATATTGCCGGAGCAGGGGACGAGATTGTCTCCTCCGCAAGCCTGTACGGCGGGACTTATAATCTGTTCTCAACGACACTGCCGAAGCTCGGGATCAAGGTGAGCTTTGTCGATTCGGATCATCCCGAGAACTTCCGGGCAGCGATCACAGATAAGACCAAAGCGCTGTATGCCGAGACGATCGGTAATCCGCAAGGGAACGTACTGGATATTGAGGCGGTGGCAGCGATCGCCCACGAGCATGGCATTCCGCTGATTGTCGACAATACCTTCCCGAGCCCGTATCTGCTGCGTCCGATTGAACACGGGGCGGATATCGTGGTGCATTCCGCAACCAAATTCATCGGCGGCCATGGCACATCCATCGGCGGCATCATTGTGGACGGCGGCAAGTTCGACTGGAAGGCCAGCGGCAAATTCCCCGGCCTCACGGAGCCGGACCCGAGCTATCACGGGGTAGTCTACACTGAAGCGGTAGGGCCGATAGCGTATATTATCAAAGCGCGCGTGCAGCTGCTGCGTGATCTTGGTGCAGCCATCTCGCCGTTCAATTCCTGGCTGCTGCTGCAGGGGCTCGAAACCCTGCATTTGCGTCTGGAGCGTCACAGCCAGAATGCGCTTAAGGTGGCACAGTATCTGGAGGCGCATGAGTCTGTGGAGTGGGTGAGCTATGCCGGACTGCCGAGCCATCCTTCATATGAGCTGGCACAGAAGTATCTGCCTAAAGGCCAGGGGGCCATTCTTACCTTCGGCATCAAGGGCGGGGCGGCTGCAGGTGTCAAGCTGATTGAGAACGTGAAGCTCTTCTCCCATCTGGCGAATGTCGGTGATTCGAAGTCGCTGATCATCCATCCGGCCAGCACGACCCATCAGCAGCTGTCGGATGAAGAACAGATCACAGCTGGTGTAACGCCTGAGTTGCTGCGCTTGTCCATCGGTACAGAGTCTATTGATGACATTTTGTATGACCTGGAGCAGGCCATCGCGGCCAGCCAGCAAGCTTAA